Part of the Halomarina litorea genome is shown below.
GCGTGACGTGCCTGCTCTCGCTCGACCCCGACAGTGGGTCGGTAGACGAGGGCACCGACGACCGCGACGACTACGACGACGGTACGGGGACGGGCGTCGAGAGCCCGGGTGCGGGGACCCCGGACGGCCAGTTCGACGCGCCGCAGGGTGGCCGGCGGTCGTCGGTCGCCGACCCCGAGGCCGACCGGACGTTCTCGGACCCCGAGGCTCGCGGGGCGAGCGCCGCCGCCGACGGCGGCCAGTCCCCCGACGGGGACGACCCGCGCGCCCGCGACCCGGAACGCGCCCCCTGGCTGTAGTCGCCGAGCCGAGCGTTTTACCCCCCTTCGACCCGCCGTTCCGGTATGGCCGACAACCGCGTCGTGCAGGGTCGCATGGTCACACCGAAATCACTCGCAGAACTCATCGAGGGCGAGTCGGTCATGGACGCCGAGTCCATCGAGGACGCCGACCGCGAGTGCCCCGAGTGCGGCGGCGACGTCCTCTCCGTGGGCTACATGCCCTCGGTCACCTCGTTCGTGACGGGCTACAAGTGTCAGGAGTGCGACTGGCAGGACCGCGAGGAGTAGTGCGGTTCGGGGAGTCGAAGAATCGAAACCGCTTTAGGGCGGTTGACCGTTTTCGGAGATGCGGGGACGTGGCCAAGCCAGGCATGGCGACTGACTCCAGAGGCCACGCGCCCGGTGACGAGACTCCAGACTGATATACCGAGCGGCGGGCTGATCACCTCGCCGTGTTGACGACCCTCTGGAGTACCGAGGCGCACACCGGAGATATCAGTCGATCGGGGGTTCAAATCCCTCCGTCCCCATTTCCTGTCGCGAGCAACTCCGCGAGCGACGGAACTGAAACGAGGTGGATTTTGAACCGGGGAGCACGCACGCAACGACGTGAGTACGTGCGACCGAGATTCTCAATCTCTCTGTTCTATCTCACGGCGCTACGCGACGAACGAAGCGATGGCACCGTCGGTCGGGACAACCTGAACTCCGCTCGGGTCCCACGCTCAGGTCGGACCCGAACGACCCTACCATGCGATACGGCGCCTCACTGGACCTGCGGATGGACGACTCCGTCGCCGAGTTCGCCGAGTTCCTCGCGGGCCTCGGCCTCTCGCACGTCGAACTCAGGCAGAGCTATCTGGACACCCGCTCGCCCCCACCGACCACCGAAGAACTCGCGGAGGTCCGCGAGTCGTACGACCTCACGTACACGGTTCACGCGCCGTACACCGACGCGAACCCGGGGAACCTCAACGAGTCACTCAGGCGGGCGATGGCCGAGAGCCTCGTGGAAACCCTCGACACCGCCGCGGCCATCGGGGCAAGCGGGGTAGTGACCCACGGCGGCAGCGTCAGCGCCGCGTACCCCGACCGCGTGCAGACCTACGCCCGCGAGCAGGCCGTCCGAACCGTCCGAATCGCGGCCCGCCACGCGGAGGACGTGGGCGTCCCCCTCTGCGTCGAGAACCAGCGCACCAAGCCGAGGACGCGCTACAACACCTCGACGCCGACGGACCTCGCGGCGTTCCTCGACGCCGTCGACGTCGAGTCGCCTCCCCTCTCGGTCACGCTCGACGTCGGACACGCCAAGGCGTCGGGAGTCGACCACGGGGACTTCGTCGAGGCGTTCGGAGACCGAATCGTCGTGGCGCACCTCCACGACAACGACGGCGCCTCGGACGCCCACGACCCGCTTCCGGGCTACGAGTCCGTCGCCGGTGCTATCGGCGCGCCGTACAACGTCCTCGAGATGAAGTCGAGAGAGGACGTCGTCCGCTGCGTGCGCGAGTGACCGTCTCGTTCCCCGTTACCGCCACACCGTCGCACGCCACGTTCATCTCCTCGGCCGTCCATATCGTACGGTGACTATGTCCACCATCCCGCTGTTCGTTGCGCCCCCGGGCGGCCTCGAACTGCTGGTCATCCTCCTCGTCCTGGCCCTGCTGTTCGGCCCGAGCAAGCTGACCTCGCTCGCGCACGCGGCGGGTCGCTCCACGGGCGAGTTCAGGAAGGGACGCGAGGAGATCGAACGCGAGATTCGAACGACCGCCGGGTTCGACACCACCACGGCGAGTGACGCCGAGGACGCGAGCGACCCCCTGACGGGTCGCGAGACCGTCTGACCGACCAACCACTTTCACTCCGAACTGCACAGCTACATACCCGCAGGGCCGGAACGGGAGGTATGGGCAGGGGGTTTCCCGAACCCGGTCGACGGGACGACGACCAGCGGGTGGTCCTCCACGTCGACATGGACTGTTTCTACGCCGCCTGCGAGCGTCGCCGCGCCCCCGACCTGATGGGCGAACCCGTCGTCGTCGGGATGGGGTACGAGGACGGCGAGACGCACGGCGCGGTGGCGACGGCGAGTTACGAGGCCCGGGAACACGGCGTCGAGAGCGCTCAGCCCATCTCACAGGCGCTGGACGTCCTCCCACGGGTCGAGACCGCACCCGACGACTACGACGGACCGGTGGGCTACTACCGCCCCGTCGACCTGAAGTACTACTCGTCGGTCAGCGAGGAGGTCAAAGCCGTCCTGCACGACGTGGCGGACGTGGTCCGGGAGGTGAGCATCGACGAGGCGTACCTGGACGTCTCCGACCGGGTGGGCTGGCACAGCGTCGAGATATTCGCCCGGAGCCTGCAGGGGGCCATCGAGGAGGCGGCCGGCGTCCCCGCGAGTATCGGGTGTGCGACCAACATGGCGACGGCGAAGATCGCGAGCGACCACGACAAGCCCGACGGCCTCGTCGTCGTCCGCCCCGGCGAGGAACGCGCGTTCCTCGCACCGCTGGACGTGGCGGCCCTCCACGGCGTCGGCCCGGTGACCGCGGGCGAGTTGCACGGGATGGGCATCGAGACGGCGGGCGACCTCGCGGCCGCCGACCGGGACGCCCTCGTCGACCGGTTCGGGGAGCGGGGTCGCGAGATTCACGCCCACGCACGGGGGCGTGACGACCGGGTCGTCGAACCGCGCGGGCGGCCCAAGAGCCTCTCTAGCGAGTCGGCGTTCACGGAGGCGACCGACGACCCCGACCGGGTCCGCGAGCGCCTGCGGACGCTGGCGACGGAGGTGACCGACCGGTGTGCGGCCCGGGACGTCCTCTACAAGACCATCGGCATCAAGGTGGTCCGCCCGCCGTTCGACGTGAACACGCGCGCCCGGTCGCTCTCCGGGCCGGTGGCCGACCCCGACCTCGTCCAGCGAGTCGTCGCGGACCTCGTCGAGGAGTTCGAGGGCCAGCGCGTGCGGAAACTCGGCGTCCGCGTGTCGAACCTGTCGTTCGACGCGGCGACGCAGGCCGGACTCGACGACTGGGCCGACGACGGGACGGACGCGGGGTCGGACCCGGACTCGGACGCCCCCGACGAGTTCCGTGGGAACGAACCGACCTGCGGCGGGAACCGGGGACGGACACGCCGGGGGCAGACCAGCATCCTCGACTTCGAACCGCCGGACAGCGGTGAGTGAACGCGTCACACACCGCCACCAAGGTCTTTGTGGGATAGTCGGAAAGTGGGTGTATGGCCCTGAAACGAGCCCTCTACTTCGCCCTCTTCGTCGTCGGCATCACGGTGATGCTCCTCGGCGCGGGTGCGTGGTTCGCGACGGCGGACAAGGACTACACGTGGGAGTACGAACGCGTCGAAAGCGAGTTCCCCCAGCACGCGGGCGAGATGGGGTTCTACGACAGTCTCCCGGAAGCGCACAAGGAGGACTTCCAGCGCGCGCTCGACGGCGAGGTGATTCGCTACGAGAGCCGTGCCGACTCCCCCAAACGCGAGGTCATCAAGAAGGACGGGGAGTTCTACGTGTTCACCCTCCAGTCGAACTTCGACTGGCTGAACCCGCTGACGTTCGGTCCCGCACTTCTGTCGCTCGGCGGCCTCGCCGTTGTCGTCGCGATGGCGCGCCGGGACACCCACTTCAAGGCGACGAGCCACCGTCTCAACTAAGGTCGCGCGGCGGCGACTCTCCGGTATGAACCACCTCTCCCGTGCCGGGACGGGCTATCGCCTCCCGCGACACGCCCACATCGTCGTCTACGACGCCCGCGAGGACGGTGACCTCCTCACCATCTACGACTGCGGCGCGGCACAGAAACCGCCGAGCGCGCAGTTCATCGGCCACCTCGTCCACGTCGAGGCACCCGCCCGGACCGAACAGACGCCGACGGGCTACGTCGTCCGCCTGCGGGAGGGCGGCCGCCTCGTCGAACAGGGCGACGGCGAGTGGGTTATCCGCCCGGTCTGACCGCGATTACTCGCCGACCCTGTCGCGCAGTTCCGTCCGCCGAATCTTTCCCGTCACCGTCTTCGGCAGTTCGTCGACGTACTCGACGAGTCGCGGGTACTCGTGGGCCGCGAGTTCCTCCCGGACGTGGTTCTGGATGTCCTCGGTCAACTCGTCGCTCGCCTCGTAGCCCTCACTGAGGACGACGAACGCCTTGACGACGTGCCCGCGGGCCTCGTCGGGCGCGGGGACGACGGCCGCCTCCGCGACGGCGGGGTGTTCGCCGAGCGAGGACTCCACCTCGAAGGGGCCGATGCGGTAGCCCGCCGAGATGATGACGTCGTCCGCCCGCCCCTCGAACCAGAAGTAGCCGTCCTCGTCTAAGTGTCCGAGGTCGCCCGAGAGATACCACTCGCCGTCGGGGCCGTCGACGAAGCAGTCGGCGGTCTTCTCGGGTTGCTCCCAGTAGCCCGCGAAGAAACACGGGAAGTCGCCGCGTTCGGCGATGACGCCCGTCTCGCCGGAGTCGAGCACCTCGCCCGTGTCGGGGTCGACGACGCTCGCGGTGACGCCGGGCAGGGGCTTGCCCATGCTCCCCGGGCGCACCTCCATCGTCGGGTAGTTGTTGATGATCATGTTGCCCGTCTCAGTCTGGCCGTAGGTGTCGAGGACGGTCACGCCGAGGGCGTCCTCGGCCCACTCGACGACGCCCGCCGAGAGGGGTTCACCGATGGACAGCGCGTGGCGCACGTCGAGGTCGACACCCTCCAAGACCCCCGCCTTCTCGCGGAGCATCCGGAACGCGGTGGGGACGGAGAACAGTACCGTGATGGGGTACTCGTCCAGCAGGGTCGCCCACTCCTCGGGGTCGAACTCGTTCTGGTAGGTGAACAGCGAGGTGCCCCAGTACCACGCGCCCAGCGTGTTGATGGGGCCGACCAGCCACCCGAGGTCACCCGTCGACCAGTACAGGTCGTCCTCGCGCAGGTCGACGGCGAACTTCTGGGTGGCGGCGACGCCCGCGACCCACCGGTGTTTGTGGAGGACGCCCTTCGCCTGCCCCGTCGTCCCGGAGGTGTAGTAAAGGAGGGCGTCGTCCTCGCCGCTCGTCTCGACGACGTCGTACTCGTCGCTCGCCGACCGGGTGGCGTCCTCGTAGTCCACGTCGCCGTCTTCGCCCTCGCCGACCACGACGACGTGTTCGACGCTCGGGATGGATTCGAGTGCCTCGCCGATCGTCTCGCGGTTCTCACCCGTCGTGACGACCACCTTCGCGTCGCAGTCCGCGAGGCGCATCGCGATGCCGTCCGGGCCGAAGCGCTCGTTGACGCTCCCCCACACCGCGCCCGTCTTGAGGGTTCCAATCATGGCCGCGTAGTGCTCGGGAACCCGTGGCATGTAGGAGAACACCCGGTCGCCGCGCTCGACGCGCCCGTCGAGGACGTTCGCGAAGCGGTTGGACTCCGCCCGCAGGTCGCCGAACGTGACCGTCTCGCGCTGACTCCCGTCGTCCGGGCCGTCGAGGGCGTCGCTGCCGACCCACTCCAGCGCCGTCCGGTCCGGGTCCGCCTCGGCGTGGCGGTCACACACCTCGTGGGCGATGTTCAACGAGCGGGGGGCGTCCCAGTCGGCGTCGGTGTAGATGTCGTCCCACTCGAAGGACTCGTAGGTCGACTCGTAGTCCGGCAGGTTGTGTTCGGCCATACCGTGTGACGGTGACACCCACCGGAGTATCAATCATGTCCAACCCGTCGGGACGAAGACCTGTTCGGGCGGACGAGGCGGCGACGGGAAAACCGCATACGCGTTCGACCTCCGACCCGGAACGCGGGGACGAGAGACGAGAAACGTAGACCGCGACGGCCGGCTACTCGAGCGAGGCGAGGTGGTCGCGGAGGTCGCTCCCGGAGATGACGTCGAGTTTGTCGTCGTTCGCGGCGACGTAGTCGACGATCTCCGCGAACTCCTCGCGCGAGTACTTGTTGTGGAACATGAGCACGAGCAGGGACTGGTGTTCCACCACGTCGTCGATCATGTCTTTCGTCGCCTCGATGCCGTGTTCGGCGTCGAAGCTCCCGACGCTCATCGGGTTGGTCAGGTTGTAGTTCGTCGGCGACCCGCCGCCGAACACGAGGTCGAAGTGCTCGGAGAGAACGTCGATGCTCGCGCCGTCGTAGGCGCCGTACGTGAGGATGTGCATGTCGTCGCCCGCGGCCATGTCGTGGTCCGCGAACCACTCGTCCATCTCCTCGATGTCCGCCCGGAGTTCGGCCTCGGACAGTTCGGTGATGTTCTGGTGCTTGGTGGTGTGGTTACAGAGGTCCCACCCCGAGGACTGGAGTTCCTGAAGCTTCTCGTGCGAGAGCCTGCTGGGGGCGACGTTCGTCTGGACGACCGCCTCGATGCCGGGGTAGCCGTACTCGTTCAGGACCGGGTAGTAGTCGTCGTAGTGGCTGGCCTGCGTGTCGTCGAACCGGAAGATGACCTTCGCCTTCTCGGGCTTGGGGTGTGCCCGGATGTCGTCGAGGTGGAAGGAGACCGGCTGGCCGTCGTCTGCGACGACCGAGACCAGGAGCCTCGTGACCTCCGAGAGGTCGGGGTCGCCGACGACGCTCGTCGGGGCGAGGTCCTGGCGCTCCCACCCGATGTCCCGCTTCCCGTTCAGGAACCGCTTGTACATCACGAGGTTGTCGGGATCGGGGGCCTGTGCGATGAGGTAAACCGCCGTCGCATTCGAGGGCTCGTGGAAGTTCATCGCGAGCGAGACGTCCGAGTCGCTCAGGTCGATGGGGTCATCCTCGAAGTCGCCGTAGATGACGGAGCGGCCCGTGCCCTCGAAGTGCATCGACTGCGTGCCCGAGAACTTGGTGACGATGTCGGCGACGAGCGTCCCGCCGTTAGCGGTGCCCCACCGGGAGAGGTCCTCGACGTTGTCGACCATGCGCCCGTGGCGGGTGAACGTCCCCTGGTAGGCGGGGTTGACGTTCGCGGGCTGTTCTTCGGTCCGCGGGGTGGGGCCGGAGTCGGTCTCCGTCTCTTCGGTTTCTGGTTCCTCGGTCGGTTCGGGCGTGCTCGTCTCGGTCGGCGCTTCGGTCGTCGTCGGAGCCGTGGTCGTAGCGGGGTCGTCGCTGACGTTCGACGTGGAGGAGCACCCGGCACCGAGGACGAGGGCGCCGGTCGCGAGGAACGCGCGTCGAGTCGTTCGGGGTCGGTCACTGGCCATGGTCCATCTGTTGTCGACAGGGTATAAAGTATCGAACATCATACTGTCTCGAATTCGGGTTCTAATCGGTGATTTACCACACTGGGACAGTCCAACGGAATGTTACGAATCCTCCCAGAGGAGACCGTAGGTGGGGGCTACCGACCCGGAGCGAGGTTCCGACGACGATGCGGGTCG
Proteins encoded:
- a CDS encoding DUF5795 family protein; translation: MADNRVVQGRMVTPKSLAELIEGESVMDAESIEDADRECPECGGDVLSVGYMPSVTSFVTGYKCQECDWQDREE
- a CDS encoding sugar phosphate isomerase/epimerase family protein, which translates into the protein MRYGASLDLRMDDSVAEFAEFLAGLGLSHVELRQSYLDTRSPPPTTEELAEVRESYDLTYTVHAPYTDANPGNLNESLRRAMAESLVETLDTAAAIGASGVVTHGGSVSAAYPDRVQTYAREQAVRTVRIAARHAEDVGVPLCVENQRTKPRTRYNTSTPTDLAAFLDAVDVESPPLSVTLDVGHAKASGVDHGDFVEAFGDRIVVAHLHDNDGASDAHDPLPGYESVAGAIGAPYNVLEMKSREDVVRCVRE
- the tatA gene encoding twin-arginine translocase TatA/TatE family subunit; amino-acid sequence: MSTIPLFVAPPGGLELLVILLVLALLFGPSKLTSLAHAAGRSTGEFRKGREEIEREIRTTAGFDTTTASDAEDASDPLTGRETV
- the dinB gene encoding DNA polymerase IV — its product is MGRGFPEPGRRDDDQRVVLHVDMDCFYAACERRRAPDLMGEPVVVGMGYEDGETHGAVATASYEAREHGVESAQPISQALDVLPRVETAPDDYDGPVGYYRPVDLKYYSSVSEEVKAVLHDVADVVREVSIDEAYLDVSDRVGWHSVEIFARSLQGAIEEAAGVPASIGCATNMATAKIASDHDKPDGLVVVRPGEERAFLAPLDVAALHGVGPVTAGELHGMGIETAGDLAAADRDALVDRFGERGREIHAHARGRDDRVVEPRGRPKSLSSESAFTEATDDPDRVRERLRTLATEVTDRCAARDVLYKTIGIKVVRPPFDVNTRARSLSGPVADPDLVQRVVADLVEEFEGQRVRKLGVRVSNLSFDAATQAGLDDWADDGTDAGSDPDSDAPDEFRGNEPTCGGNRGRTRRGQTSILDFEPPDSGE
- a CDS encoding acyl-CoA synthetase: MAEHNLPDYESTYESFEWDDIYTDADWDAPRSLNIAHEVCDRHAEADPDRTALEWVGSDALDGPDDGSQRETVTFGDLRAESNRFANVLDGRVERGDRVFSYMPRVPEHYAAMIGTLKTGAVWGSVNERFGPDGIAMRLADCDAKVVVTTGENRETIGEALESIPSVEHVVVVGEGEDGDVDYEDATRSASDEYDVVETSGEDDALLYYTSGTTGQAKGVLHKHRWVAGVAATQKFAVDLREDDLYWSTGDLGWLVGPINTLGAWYWGTSLFTYQNEFDPEEWATLLDEYPITVLFSVPTAFRMLREKAGVLEGVDLDVRHALSIGEPLSAGVVEWAEDALGVTVLDTYGQTETGNMIINNYPTMEVRPGSMGKPLPGVTASVVDPDTGEVLDSGETGVIAERGDFPCFFAGYWEQPEKTADCFVDGPDGEWYLSGDLGHLDEDGYFWFEGRADDVIISAGYRIGPFEVESSLGEHPAVAEAAVVPAPDEARGHVVKAFVVLSEGYEASDELTEDIQNHVREELAAHEYPRLVEYVDELPKTVTGKIRRTELRDRVGE
- a CDS encoding polysaccharide deacetylase family protein → MASDRPRTTRRAFLATGALVLGAGCSSTSNVSDDPATTTAPTTTEAPTETSTPEPTEEPETEETETDSGPTPRTEEQPANVNPAYQGTFTRHGRMVDNVEDLSRWGTANGGTLVADIVTKFSGTQSMHFEGTGRSVIYGDFEDDPIDLSDSDVSLAMNFHEPSNATAVYLIAQAPDPDNLVMYKRFLNGKRDIGWERQDLAPTSVVGDPDLSEVTRLLVSVVADDGQPVSFHLDDIRAHPKPEKAKVIFRFDDTQASHYDDYYPVLNEYGYPGIEAVVQTNVAPSRLSHEKLQELQSSGWDLCNHTTKHQNITELSEAELRADIEEMDEWFADHDMAAGDDMHILTYGAYDGASIDVLSEHFDLVFGGGSPTNYNLTNPMSVGSFDAEHGIEATKDMIDDVVEHQSLLVLMFHNKYSREEFAEIVDYVAANDDKLDVISGSDLRDHLASLE